The Polypterus senegalus isolate Bchr_013 chromosome 7, ASM1683550v1, whole genome shotgun sequence genome segment gatttttttttcatgggaacggattaatcattttcccattatttcttatgggaaaaatttgtttggtatatgtcctgtttggtataagtcaaagggtctgaaacagattaaggacgtataccgaggttccactgtatgtatatatatatatatatatatatatatatatatatatatacatacatacatatatatatatatatacatacacatatatatatatatatacacaatacagtggtgtgaaaaactatttgcccccttcctgatttcttattcttttgcatgtttgtcacacaaaatgtttctgatcatcaaacacatttaaccattagtaaaatataacacaagtaaacacaaaatgcagtttttaaatgatggttttattatttaggagaaaaaatccaaacctacatggccctgtgtgaaaagtaattgccccctgaacctaataactggttgggccacccttagcagcaataactgcaatcaagcgtttgcgataacttgcaatgagtcttttacagctctggaggaattttggcccactcatctttgcagaattgttgtaattcagctttatttgagggttttctagcatgaaccgtctttttaaggtcatgccatagcatctcaattggattcaggtcaggactttgactaggccactccaaagtcttcattttgtttttcttcagccattcagaggtggatttgctggtgtgttttgggtcattgtcctgttgcagcacccaagatcgcttcagcttgagttgaagaacagatggccggacattctccttcaggattttttggtagacagtagaattcatggttccatctatcaaagcaagccttccaggtcctgaagcagcaaaataaccccagaccatcacactaccaccaccatattttactgttggtatgatgttcttttctgaaatgctgtgttccttttaagtcagatgtaacgggacatttgccttccaaaaagttcaacttttgtctcatcagtccacaaggtattttcccaaaagtcttggcaatcactgagatgtttcttagcaaaattgagacgagccataatgttctttttgcttaacagtggtttgcgtcttggaaatctgccatgcagggcgtttttgcccagtctctttcttatggtggagtcgtgaacactgaccttaattgaggcaagtgaggcctgcagttctttagacgttgtcctggggtcttttgtgacctctcggatgagtcgtctctgcgctcttggggtaattttggtcggtcggccactcctgggaaggttcaccactgttccatgtttttgccatttgtggataatggctctcactgtggtttgctggagtcccaaagctttagaaatggctttataacctttaccagactgatagatctcaattacttctgttctcatttgttcctgaatttctttggatcttggcatgatgtctagcttttgaggtgcttttggtctacttcactgtgtcaggcagctcctatttaagtgatttcttgattgaaacagttgtggcagtaatcaggcctgggggtggctacggaaattgaactcaggtgtaatACACcacatttttaacaagggggcaattactttttcacaaagggccatgtaggtttggattttttttctccctaaataataaaaaccatcatttaaaaactgcattttgtgtttacttgtgttatattttactaatggttaaatgtgtttgatgatcagaaacattttgtgtgacaaacatgcaaaagaataagaaatcaggaaggggcaaatagttttcacaccactgtattgtgtatatatatatatatatatatatatatatatatatatataaataaataaaatgtcacacGGGTTGGACAGGCATCCAGACCAGagaaggggatggttccttacccagatgggaggctcTGAGCAGACAGATGGGCATCCCGACCAGTAGAAAGGAAGGAGGCAGGCCCGGAAGTGATGGCtggagtggatggatggatagcccaCCAGAAGACACTGCAGGAGATGTCTTATTACCCTAGACCACTAGATGACAGCAACCTTCATTATCtgtgcccatttgggaaccagcagggaatgctgggagatgtagtctggcaacaaagccctgctggggaccatgggtgcagaAAAGGGGGGCTGTATGAAGATGAGCTCCCTAATAAGTGGGAGTTCTGTATGACCCTGAAGTACTTTCATCGGGCAGTAGCCCTAGCATCTTTTATTTGAACGCGGGACtttttgtgtgttcatgttttcGGGTTTGGGACTTGCGGACACCTTGGTTTCCattataatatatctatatacattaaATGAATcaataagcaaaatattttaacatattttaatctTTCTCAAAGGCAACTTCCAAACTGCTGCTTAGGCTATTGTCATCTCGGGCTTTATGCTTTTAAGATGCCAAAATAATGTTAGAAGTAGgaacgctttttttttttattttgttggggTTAGGGATGGCTTACTTAAGCCAGGTTTGTTAGTTTAGACTTGTTTAAGCAGTTTATTTTCATTAGCCTTTGCACAGTATTGTATGAAAGCAGAATTATAAAACAGATTACAGAATGGAATCATATTCAGTGGATGTTAAAGTAAGGATGTACTTTATAGTAACATGCCTTAagttggatgaatggatgggcaAGTAAGCAGTAATTTGCTggattcatttttgaatgaactgcaaaCAATATGAAACTAATTGATCTACTTGTGGTACCTTGTATACCAGGGGTTGAAGGCTAACATTAAGATgtgtatttttttcctcctcaCATGGTTAAGTGATAACACTTCAAACTGAAATGCTGTAAAGTAGCATGGAAAATATACAAACTTCACAGAATTCAGTGGGTAATTAAGGTTTAAATACTATTTTATGTCATGGTTTCATTAATAAGCTGATGTCTATTCGTATAGCATTTTAATTATTCCAATTATAGGCTGTTAAAAATGGCaaccatattttcatttttggcaaCTAAAATCTGATGCCTGGTTGCCAAGACTGGCAACCActtataaaaatgaatgcttAGCACTAACTAGCAAGTTTAATGGATTAGCTTCTCTGtttatgacattttttaatgttcttataTTCTTTTTCTGCCAATGAGAAAGATATCTGAGACACTGGAATCTTTGTAATCAAAGGATGCAAATATTTCGTCAGCATATTTGATGGCCGAGCATACACTTATACTATACAATACTTTACAAAGCACATACTCTACTGTTGAATGCCCAGAAGGGTGTAGGCAGCCAACTAaccaaggtctccaggacaaTGATTTTGCATTTTCACATTGTCTATTATATTGGACCTTGGACCTCCCTGTTACTGTATGATTAAATATATGTGTATCTTTATATGAATTAGTGATTTTTAAAATGGTTAATGCATTTTATCTCTTAACTTGTTATAGAACTCTATATTAaagatatctctctatatataaaaaaaaaaaatgggatggaaaagcaaggcgacgatacgtgatcttctcggaagttctctgaagacatttaaaagacccgtgagacaaaaaagactggccacggagcatcttgcggggaccataaacatgagacttggtgccaagagattgtcccagggcagtctcgcagggacgtggaacataagattcttgcaagacatgaccttcttatcaaataagagcacagacagccagcaaaacattcagtcatgtaaagtcacgtagcacacacagatcctatgctctcagcaaagaaaaaagagcagtgtggagaaaagagacccaaggcgcgatacacatgcagagaaaggtacagaacatgaaagcagtaaaattcaaaagtattgtagagtcccagccaagctgaagccttttttgttttaagtgactgttaggtccgatcgagggagggcagagtacagcacggaagactgatagctgggtactgattgatgcggtaagcgGGAGGTGAGACCCATGGGAGGAGGGGTtgaagagggtgctagaaagttttgTTTGGGGTTATacagtcggcgattgttaaagtagattTTATTTACACCTATATAATAGTAAAGATTGAATtgatgcaaacaaaaggaaagtaatcatcagaaccaggtgaatttgaaaaaacagcaggacaaattgaggtcagaaataaaaggcaaagaatgtaaaacaaagtcttttcgcctttggatcattcaatgcacaaaacgtgcatgtacacaataatggaccatacgctatgagaatctgtggttccGCATAACAGCAACGATtccattgaagaaaaaataagcttttaaaattgtagctccgattaaccaaacaaaggggttggcgctatacacatgatGAGCAttttacagattatgaaagcggtgaaattcaaaaggctcaaaaaaaaaaaaaatggcgtgatacacatgcagagaaagttaaagaatatgaaactaggaaaattagaaagtatacaaaaaagaaagtaaagatcacagtatcgcaaacaaatggaaattactcgaaaaaggaaaaataatcaccacggaccaggggtaactaaaaaaaaaaaccaggaaaaAAGGAGGTAAGAAATAAAAGActgagtagaaaacaaagtaaaacgtcataaaaaggttataaaacaagggggccaaacacatgcagagcaggttagagataatgaaaactggaattcaaaagactcaaaaaaaacatagGCACGAAAAatatgcagagcaagatacagaatatgaaagcagaaaaaaatgacagtgtcaaaacaaagaaagtaaacatcttattagtgcaaacaaagagaaattattactcggagaaataaaaaggagaatagagatcgaatatatggacatagtgatatgtcagaagtatgtaaatattgtaaggctttgaagtttaagtcagagaatttcaaaaacggggtttaactcacatgcatttattggttactttgcaaaaaaaattattaactgctgatgatgtagatcgttttgtctgtgctgaaattccaaacagagaaacctatcctaaattatggtacaaagtcattaaacacaagcctcacggacctcatttaaaagattcagcatattgggacacgaaagattccaaatattgtttttacagaagttctgaaattaaagtgaaactaatgaaatagcaacaattcaaagaaaagaaaaaaaaaatctcacaagtATGTATCCGGAAAACCACACACAggtgttggcgagtgaagtgagcagggggcgaagtctcctagtttaataaaatattaaagataaatCTACAGTAGGTTTAACAAGGATGAGATTCAGAGGTATTTTACTCCAGTTATAGCAAAAACACGGAGCAGGAATACTGATTCATAAAGTAACCTATGTGGTAATTTCTGGTTCACAAGTGTGTTACAGTAGGATTACGGAATGAAACTAGACTAATTCTAGCTAACACATGACTAACTGGGATGAAAAAATATAACTGTAgtaatcacagaaaaaaaaaacccagtgtcAAAATTTTGGGTCGGAACGCAAGTCTACAGTCTTAACCTAATCAAATGAGGAAGGTGAGCAAATCTTAGCAGAGattgtatataataatattaataatgaatatTTCATAACAATTGcttgaaataattaaatatttagcaCTATAAAGCGCTTACCTGAGTAGAGACGAGAGCAGTGTAAGGATGACGTTGTAGAGTGTATTTGTAGAATGGCAAAGGCCTCTAGAAGCATCAGTAAGAAGGATAAAGCCAGACCCTCGGGGTGCAGCAAAGCCAGAAGCAGTTGAAAGAGCACCAGAATCAAAAGCATAGGAGCAGAGTAAACTGTTCCTAAGCCAAAGGCTTCCACTGTTGGTTGGTAGTATACATCCTTGGGTGATTCTCCCTCTTCCTTTGGTACTTGATAGGAGCGTCGCATGCACTGGTAGATATGAGGAATGAGGTGTAGCAATTCAGCTTGTGGGCTTACACATGCATTGGCTCTGTAGGAGTGGGTGATGGGGCCTTCTTCTGATAATACTTTAGGCTTTACAAAGACAGTCAAAGGGTTCCAGAACACTGCAGCCATGCCCAGACAAAAGAGAACAAAAGCCACCCTTGGGAAAATAGATGAGGCCAGTCTAATAAATTGTTGCCAATTTACAAAGCTTTCTTCAGGAGTTGAGCTCACAGCCCAATACAAACAGATGCAAACAACCAACAAAGGTAGCTCAAAGCGAGCCACAAAAACAGCAAGGCTGTGGCTATTAAAATTGCCATAATGGCATAACCATCGACGAACCAAATAGTAAGAGGTAAATAAAGAGCACACAGACAAAACATAGTGAATATTTCGCAGCTGCACATCCTGCACGGTACACAGGGGTGCTAGGAAAAGTGAAGGAGTGCATATCACCTGTTCATCTCTGCAGCCATGGAAAACATGAGATAAACAGAGAGAAAACATTAAAAGTGCTACACAGGCCACTAGAACATGCattgttttcttctccttcaaAAAAGCCATTTGCTGAGAAGACATACCTGGGGTAGTATTCTTAGATCCATcaataaatgaatgtaaaaggTTACCATGCCAGGTATGATGCACAAGAATGAATAAGCCAAGGCTCAACAGCAGAAAAGAAACCACTTGCTCCTCTGCAACTATATAACTGTCTGAGAAGAGTGAGGCACATCGTAAAAGAAATACCATAAACACAATAAGAGGGCTAGTCATTTGCAGCTCACCCTTCAAAGCAGTGCTTGCGATGTTAAGGGCGCgatttaaaaaatatctatttgAATTTTTTAGATGATTGAATTTCCACAGAAAAGCAACTTGTGCCACAATAGTAAATGTACCAAGTATAGAAAATGCCTCAAACTCTGaccaaaaatactgaaaaattgcAACTGTTCCACTTGCAAAAGCACCAGTGAAAATTGCTAAGTAAAGTAGCTCTTTGTATGAAGATTCAACAATACTTGCAAATTcagaaacaataaaacatactACACAGGAGCCTACCAGTACAATTATGCCAACTATTATCTGCAGACAGTGAAACTGGGCCCAAGAAATCTTGCACATCTCTTGCACACTGACAAGATAAATATGGAAGTCAGAAATAAGTTTTTTCAGTTCCTGGGAATTCAATGGACTGTGGGTAGCAAATGCATCACGTAACACTGTATAATTCTTGGTAGCTTTTAAATACATGTCTTGAAGGTGGTCCAGTGTTTCTTGTGGAAGATGTTTTGCAACCAATGAATATGTTTCCAGGAAGCGGTTTACCTGTCAAATAAAATCAACGCCTTAAAAAATGTGCACTTGTCGAAGATAACATACAATGCTGTAAATAATTTATGTAGTCTAGAACACAAACAATAATtacaatgaaaatatttgaaagaaaccTTTCAGGAACAAGATTTTGATATTCATTATGAAAGTCTAGtattaataagtaaaataaaattgacatCCCATCTGTTAGAGTATAGTGTCTCATAGTTCTTGAATTAGTgttaaatcaacaacaacaatttatttttttcaggaatGCTTCAATGGCTATTAACAGGTCAGTTatttgacagcccaccagccttaACTACCTAAGAAGCCAAGAAATccccacaaaataaataaataaataaattcctgtAGGGCAGAGGTTGCCaaattatttccattttcaattcAATGTGATAGTATGTGACACTTGGCGGACCTGGTGCAAACCAGAGACTCACTTAGTAATAACTGTTTGCAGAAGCTTCTACAAATGATTACTAGATGGCGCTCTACAATAATTACATCTCTTGATTGTTTTGGTAGTTTGTCGAACTTTATCTGTACGTATATAAATAGCTGTCAGTTTCATGCAATCTTAGTGTTGAATTagttttctgagttttttttaactgtatattGTTGTGATTAAGTCAAGTGAAGTTTTTGAACTATTTCTTCtcgtatgtatttttaaaaatgaatcagtTTTTACTTATcagtaataaattgtaaaagtatCACTGCTGGTGCTAAGGCACAAGACTCATTCGAGATCCTTGATACTTTTATATCCAAAAATGAATGTGCTCATTTATATGTGTGGCTGTTATGGAGGATTGCAGGCACTTATTAAGCAAAGCCTCTGATACACTTCGtccctcagatccctagggtggacTCCTTCACGAACATACCCACTCTCCCATTCAGTGGGCACAATCCATCCCTTCGCTCATTCTGGCACCCCTGAACCCATAGTCTTCTCTCATTcatgctggctggctggctggctcatCCTCTTTCTTTTGCCTCAATGCCTCACTCTCGCTCTATAAGCCTTTTTCCCTTCCTTTTCGTCTCGACCCCCTCTTCATCTGTGGCGGGCCATTCTTATATGGCTCCATGAGGGCAGCATCTCAATTGCACAGCACAGGAAGccgattaagcaattgagaacaatcaCACCCTCGCGTGCAATTTCGATTCTTCCCAATTACTCCAATTCCCCGCGGCTGCACAATCATGCCCACAGAGACTGAAACAGTGAAAAGAATATTTGAAAGCCGCAAATCTTTTGTAGCACCGGACCAGCTACACCACAATCCCACTAATTATAATAAGTTGGATTTgttcaattacattttattgtgaccttaaatacatgttttatttatttttaaaaaatgtttggctgttttgcaaattttaatttaattggggGTGGGATAAGCCTTGGGAAAACCTAGATTCAGCAATGGCACCGAGAATCAAAAAGGTTTAGGAACCACTGCTTTAgggtataaaaatgtaaaaatcttggaaaaggcaattcagaCAGAAAACCCCCCCAGGATGTACCTGGTGTTCTATCTGCAGGGACAGTATGATAACCACGAGAAAAGAAGTATTAAGAAAATGTGCCAAAATTGTAAATGGTGTGAGGGATGGCCGGCGGTTCAgtccggccgggacgtccctggaaaagaagaatggaggaaggcagccttttcagggcactggaTCCCCagggacactaggtggcagctcccctggaaggCATTGGCTCCCCGGATTCCCTcaaggcatcctgggacatggagtccgtatcctcagccctgttgggtgccgtgggtaccaccagggggagctcacaaagaacctggagACTCCTACTGTTacgacaacccggaagtactgcggagTTATGAGGATGaaagcccacagtacttctgggctacttGAGAACAGGTCATGCACTGCTTAAAGGACTGGTAAAAACTCAGCagagagagccggagttgggtggtagtgtgACGGAGATGCTGGGAtaagtggaggattgtgattattgaataACTGAGgcgtgtgtggtgctttgtgcactgtgattgaagaaaaatattaaaattcttcttggtgctttttacaagtgtgtcttggacgtctgtctggtgggttttaCGGGGtaacagtgacccctagtgtcCATAAATGGAACTAAAAATGATCTTACAAATGAATCCTAAacacaaatcaaaaatcaatatccTTAACACTAATTTCCCTAAAAAGCTCTTTGATCACCCAACTTTTTCTAACATATGCAAGAAAACTTGTTTGCTGACAGCCATTGTGTTTTGCAAATGAGTCAATTAGCAGCAATCAACCTG includes the following:
- the pigo gene encoding GPI ethanolamine phosphate transferase 3, giving the protein MKKLPLLTLISWICFLFYAGIGIFLSGFLLVKVEVNRTSSCRDPLFSENWSLNIYSKNVSQNQLVDFCWSKPRFSRAVILIIDALKYDFAQFDSKVKDPQHFQNKIKVFSEFIQSSPANSRLYAFRADPPTTTMQRIKGFTTGTLPTFVDIGNNFASSAILEDNLISQMQKNGKRVVFMGDDTWDSLFPKHFQQSFPFPSFNVKDLHTVDNGILKHLYPSMKRKDWDIIIAHFLGVDHCGHRYGPDHPAMAEKLTQMDQVIRSVARRIENDTLLVVFGDHGMTDTGDHGGESQKETDAALFLYTPSMLVSTEQELVEPMVVPQIDLTPTLALLLGIPIPYSSIGKVMVQLIPSGDLLNHNAQELEQAEALFINAKQVNRFLETYSLVAKHLPQETLDHLQDMYLKATKNYTVLRDAFATHSPLNSQELKKLISDFHIYLVSVQEMCKISWAQFHCLQIIVGIIVLVGSCVVCFIVSEFASIVESSYKELLYLAIFTGAFASGTVAIFQYFWSEFEAFSILGTFTIVAQVAFLWKFNHLKNSNRYFLNRALNIASTALKGELQMTSPLIVFMVFLLRCASLFSDSYIVAEEQVVSFLLLSLGLFILVHHTWHGNLLHSFIDGSKNTTPGMSSQQMAFLKEKKTMHVLVACVALLMFSLCLSHVFHGCRDEQVICTPSLFLAPLCTVQDVQLRNIHYVLSVCSLFTSYYLVRRWLCHYGNFNSHSLAVFVARFELPLLVVCICLYWAVSSTPEESFVNWQQFIRLASSIFPRVAFVLFCLGMAAVFWNPLTVFVKPKVLSEEGPITHSYRANACVSPQAELLHLIPHIYQCMRRSYQVPKEEGESPKDVYYQPTVEAFGLGTVYSAPMLLILVLFQLLLALLHPEGLALSFLLMLLEAFAILQIHSTTSSLHCSRLYSDKFSVPWCVVLMWALAATQFFYATGHLPTFPSIQWNAAFTGFSEGHSNQVLPALLVLLNTFSSCILLAVSCPLLLFWPLICEPSNTAKSGSRLGELKSDYIPVMEMKLRDNPEYFSRALLQLMARYIFIHGAQVRKYENIKLGCAYGKIH